From the Prosthecobacter fusiformis genome, one window contains:
- a CDS encoding vWA domain-containing protein yields MPTFAHPLALWALLGIPVVLAIHFLQKRSRKVRVTTLFLLQQLQRESEKGNRIERLRLSVPLWLQLLMVLLFTWLLAGPLWLKNDAIHRVALVLDSSASMQAFRPAAEKAVRDSLSGILLPGARAELTLLGTDVNAANLYYGTSAADLVKSMSAWQPQLGTHDFTPALRSARSLVGPQGAVLLITDHPLPAPPAFDAKVLSVGQATSNVGWAGVSVEEKDGQKYWRALVRNYSATPQEREWRAEAAGKASAPSQLILAPNESRTLSGPFLETAEGEMLKLTLTPDALVLDDQLPIVQPQPKTLSLNVPAGKDASAQEIAELFSRFSDTTLEGLSAKADVRIITWPPSIALEANQHACIFASPSRADNAPPLTGRIVGEAHPLTEGLNWQSLLVREGMVMPQDKKDRVLLWQGERPLISLRQTPAGARQLFCHFDLATSNARKLPALAVLLHRFLEEIREGKIAPMSANYDVRQQLTVAHQRGEKASPLTLKTGEGKTETVPVHQAHLLRAPALPTFFEISQGDQTLLTAAAHFADTREADLTQAKPFDESADLDAQQIETLQETDANWRFWILFLLTALLGSWWWGRDKKAGGVNSANPHLTQA; encoded by the coding sequence ATGCCCACCTTCGCCCACCCTCTCGCTCTTTGGGCATTGCTGGGCATTCCCGTGGTCTTGGCCATTCACTTCCTGCAAAAGCGCAGTCGCAAAGTTAGGGTGACCACGCTTTTTCTCCTCCAGCAGCTCCAGCGTGAATCGGAAAAGGGAAACCGCATTGAGCGGCTGCGCCTTTCTGTACCACTGTGGCTCCAGTTATTGATGGTGCTTCTTTTCACCTGGCTACTGGCAGGTCCCCTATGGCTCAAAAATGATGCCATTCATCGTGTGGCGCTGGTCTTGGACAGCTCGGCCTCCATGCAGGCTTTTCGCCCAGCGGCGGAGAAGGCGGTACGGGATAGCCTCTCTGGAATTTTACTCCCCGGAGCCCGTGCTGAGCTGACCCTTTTGGGCACGGATGTGAATGCCGCCAATCTTTATTATGGCACGTCTGCGGCGGACCTCGTTAAATCCATGTCTGCCTGGCAACCCCAGCTTGGCACTCATGATTTTACACCCGCCCTGCGCAGTGCGCGCAGCCTCGTCGGCCCTCAGGGGGCGGTGCTCTTGATCACAGACCATCCCCTGCCTGCCCCACCCGCCTTTGATGCCAAAGTTTTATCCGTCGGCCAAGCAACATCTAACGTCGGCTGGGCCGGGGTGTCTGTGGAGGAAAAGGATGGCCAGAAATATTGGCGGGCTCTGGTGCGAAACTACAGCGCTACTCCGCAGGAGCGTGAATGGCGGGCAGAGGCCGCAGGTAAGGCCTCGGCTCCAAGTCAGTTGATCCTCGCCCCCAATGAATCCCGCACGCTTTCCGGCCCTTTTCTTGAGACTGCGGAAGGAGAGATGCTGAAGCTGACTTTAACCCCAGATGCTCTGGTGCTCGACGACCAGTTGCCCATCGTCCAGCCGCAGCCCAAAACGCTCAGCCTGAATGTGCCAGCAGGGAAAGATGCCTCCGCCCAGGAGATCGCCGAGCTTTTCAGCCGCTTCTCGGATACCACCCTGGAAGGCCTGTCCGCCAAAGCCGATGTGCGCATTATTACCTGGCCTCCTAGCATTGCCCTGGAAGCCAACCAGCATGCCTGTATTTTTGCCTCCCCTTCCCGCGCTGACAATGCACCGCCACTGACTGGTCGCATTGTCGGTGAAGCCCATCCCCTGACGGAGGGGCTAAACTGGCAGTCCCTGCTCGTGCGGGAAGGCATGGTCATGCCGCAGGATAAGAAGGATCGTGTGCTGCTTTGGCAGGGGGAGCGGCCTTTAATCAGCCTGCGGCAGACGCCTGCTGGGGCACGCCAGCTTTTCTGCCACTTTGATCTGGCCACCAGCAATGCCCGCAAGCTCCCTGCACTGGCCGTTCTCCTGCACCGTTTTTTGGAAGAAATACGCGAGGGGAAAATCGCCCCCATGAGTGCGAATTACGATGTGCGCCAGCAACTCACCGTGGCGCATCAGCGAGGTGAAAAAGCATCCCCATTGACCCTCAAAACAGGCGAGGGAAAAACAGAAACGGTACCCGTACATCAGGCTCACCTCCTGCGTGCACCCGCCCTTCCCACTTTCTTCGAGATCAGCCAGGGAGATCAGACCCTGCTCACCGCCGCCGCCCACTTTGCGGATACGCGTGAGGCTGACCTCACCCAGGCCAAACCTTTCGATGAATCCGCCGACCTAGATGCCCAGCAGATCGAAACCCTCCAGGAAACCGATGCCAACTGGCGCTTCTGGATTCTTTTTCTCCTGACCGCCCTGCTAGGAAGCTGGTGGTGGGGCCGGGATAAAAAGGCTGGTGGCGTGAACTCGGCCAATCCTCATCTCACACAAGCTTAA